One Paenarthrobacter aurescens TC1 DNA window includes the following coding sequences:
- a CDS encoding putative drug resistance transporter, EmrB/QacA subfamily (identified by match to protein family HMM PF07690; match to protein family HMM TIGR00711): MSTLSKAAEPLLLTQKRIWIIFSALIAGMLLSSLDQTIVSTAMPTIVGKLGGVEHQAWITTAYLLATTIVMPIYGKFGDILGRRNLFLVAIALFTLASVGCAFATDFWGFVIFRAIQGLGGGGLMILSQAIIADIVPAKERGKYMGPLGAIFGLSAVAGPLLGGFFVDHLTWEWAFYINIPIGIAAFITAWFTLTLPNKKAEKKIDILGVLFLSAATTCLIFFTDFGGKKDEGWDSPLTWAFGAGMVLAAFAFVMVERRAEDPIIPLSLFKNPIFINATAIGFTLGLGMFAAIAFVPTFLQMSSGTSAAESGLLMLPMMVGLMGTSIYSGIRISKTGKYKMYPILGAALTITAMLWLTTLAASTPIWVICVQLFIFGAGLGLIMQVIVLVVQNSVPADQIGTATSTNNYFREVGASLGVAVFGAIFTNRLAESLTEAFTGAGASAEQASQSTSTLDPQALAQMPEQLRDAIVNAYANSLAPVFWYLVPFIAIALILAITLKQIPLSDTAGMVARGEAVGGEEADRLEAERLETARLEADLLASEGFDKDRADAGRQ; this comes from the coding sequence ATGAGTACACTCTCGAAGGCAGCTGAACCGCTGCTGCTGACCCAGAAACGAATCTGGATCATCTTCTCGGCGCTGATTGCAGGCATGCTGCTGTCCAGCCTCGACCAAACCATCGTCTCCACTGCCATGCCTACCATCGTGGGCAAGCTGGGCGGCGTTGAGCACCAGGCATGGATCACCACTGCCTATCTCCTGGCAACCACCATCGTGATGCCCATTTACGGCAAGTTCGGTGACATCCTGGGGCGTCGAAACTTGTTCCTTGTGGCCATCGCTTTGTTTACGCTCGCGTCCGTGGGCTGCGCTTTTGCCACTGATTTCTGGGGCTTCGTGATCTTCCGCGCCATTCAGGGCCTGGGCGGCGGCGGACTCATGATCCTCTCGCAGGCCATCATCGCCGACATCGTTCCGGCCAAGGAGCGCGGCAAGTACATGGGCCCGTTGGGCGCCATCTTCGGTCTCTCCGCTGTGGCCGGACCCCTGCTGGGTGGGTTCTTTGTGGACCATCTGACCTGGGAGTGGGCTTTCTACATCAACATCCCCATTGGCATCGCCGCGTTCATCACCGCCTGGTTCACCCTGACTCTGCCTAACAAGAAGGCCGAGAAGAAGATCGACATCCTCGGCGTCCTGTTCCTCTCCGCTGCCACCACGTGCCTCATCTTCTTCACCGACTTTGGTGGCAAGAAGGACGAAGGCTGGGACTCGCCACTTACATGGGCGTTTGGCGCCGGCATGGTCCTGGCGGCCTTCGCCTTCGTGATGGTTGAACGTCGCGCCGAGGACCCCATCATTCCGCTGAGCCTGTTCAAGAACCCCATCTTCATCAACGCAACGGCCATCGGCTTCACGCTGGGCCTGGGCATGTTCGCGGCCATCGCCTTCGTTCCCACGTTCCTGCAGATGTCGTCCGGAACCTCCGCGGCTGAATCCGGCCTGCTGATGCTGCCCATGATGGTTGGCCTGATGGGCACGTCCATCTACTCCGGTATCCGAATTTCCAAGACCGGCAAGTACAAGATGTACCCCATCCTGGGTGCAGCGCTCACCATCACTGCCATGCTGTGGCTGACCACGCTCGCAGCTTCCACCCCCATCTGGGTCATCTGCGTCCAGCTCTTCATCTTCGGTGCGGGCCTTGGACTGATCATGCAGGTCATCGTCCTGGTGGTGCAGAACTCTGTTCCCGCTGACCAGATCGGTACGGCGACCAGCACCAACAACTACTTCCGCGAGGTAGGTGCATCGCTGGGTGTCGCCGTCTTTGGAGCAATCTTCACCAACCGCTTGGCCGAGTCTCTCACCGAGGCCTTCACAGGTGCCGGGGCCTCTGCCGAGCAGGCTTCGCAGTCCACCAGCACGCTGGACCCCCAGGCGTTGGCACAGATGCCTGAACAGCTGCGCGATGCGATCGTCAACGCCTACGCCAATTCACTGGCACCGGTGTTCTGGTACCTGGTTCCGTTCATCGCCATCGCGCTGATCCTGGCCATTACTCTGAAGCAGATCCCCCTCTCCGATACCGCCGGCATGGTGGCACGCGGTGAGGCTGTGGGCGGCGAGGAAGCTGACCGTCTCGAGGCAGAGCGACTGGAGACTGCGCGTTTGGAAGCCGATCTGCTGGCGTCGGAGGGATTCGACAAGGATCGTGCTGACGCGGGACGCCAGTAA
- the fumC gene encoding fumarate hydratase, class II (identified by similarity to GB:AAS14209.1; match to protein family HMM PF00206) gives MTSTTEFRIEHDTMGEVRVPVNALYRAQTQRAVENFPISGKTLERTHIEALARVKKAAALANAELGVLDGELAEAIAAAADEVATGKYDGDFPIDVFQTGSGTSSNMNTNEVIAELASRALAAAGSDKVVHPNDHVNASQSSNDVFPTSVHVAATSALINDLIPALEYLAASLDRKAVEFKDVVKSGRTHLMDATPVMLGQEFGGYAAQVRYGIERINAALPRVAEVPLGGTAVGTGINTPAGFPERVIELLAADTGLPLTEARDHFEAQANRDGLIEGSSQLRNIAISFMKINNDLRWMGSGPNTGLGEIAIPDLQPGSSIMPGKVNPVICEASIMVCAQVIGNDTAIAWSGTNGAFELNVGIPVMAANLLESIRLLANTSRVMADKMIDGITANVERARFLAEASPSIVTPLNKFIGYENAAKIAKIAVKEGLTIRQATEKLGFVGEGEGKVTEADLDKALDVTTMTSPAHKN, from the coding sequence ATGACTTCCACCACTGAGTTCCGTATTGAACATGACACGATGGGCGAAGTTCGCGTCCCCGTGAACGCCCTGTACCGCGCCCAGACGCAGCGTGCTGTGGAGAACTTCCCGATCTCCGGCAAGACGCTTGAGCGCACACACATTGAGGCCCTGGCCCGCGTGAAGAAGGCCGCCGCACTGGCGAACGCCGAACTGGGGGTGCTCGATGGTGAGCTCGCCGAGGCTATCGCCGCCGCTGCCGATGAGGTTGCCACCGGTAAGTACGACGGCGACTTCCCGATTGACGTTTTCCAGACCGGCTCGGGCACTTCTTCCAACATGAACACCAACGAGGTCATCGCCGAGCTTGCATCGCGCGCCCTCGCGGCCGCCGGGAGCGACAAAGTTGTCCACCCGAACGACCATGTGAACGCTTCGCAGTCTTCCAACGATGTGTTCCCGACCTCCGTGCACGTTGCCGCCACCTCGGCCCTGATCAACGACCTGATCCCGGCGCTGGAGTACCTTGCAGCTTCCCTGGACCGGAAGGCCGTGGAGTTCAAGGACGTCGTCAAGTCCGGACGTACCCACCTCATGGACGCCACCCCGGTAATGCTCGGCCAGGAGTTCGGCGGTTACGCTGCACAGGTCCGCTACGGCATCGAGCGAATCAACGCAGCACTCCCCCGCGTTGCCGAAGTTCCCCTGGGCGGCACCGCCGTGGGCACCGGCATCAACACCCCGGCCGGTTTCCCGGAGCGCGTCATCGAACTGCTGGCAGCTGACACTGGCCTGCCGCTGACAGAGGCACGCGACCACTTCGAGGCCCAGGCAAACCGCGACGGCCTCATCGAAGGTTCAAGCCAGCTGCGCAACATCGCGATCTCCTTCATGAAGATCAACAACGACCTCCGCTGGATGGGATCCGGCCCCAACACGGGCCTCGGCGAAATTGCCATTCCGGACCTTCAGCCGGGCTCCTCGATCATGCCGGGCAAGGTCAACCCGGTCATCTGCGAAGCGTCCATCATGGTCTGCGCCCAGGTCATCGGCAACGACACCGCCATCGCCTGGTCCGGCACCAACGGCGCGTTCGAACTCAACGTTGGCATCCCCGTCATGGCTGCCAACCTCCTCGAGTCCATCCGCTTGCTGGCCAACACCAGCCGTGTCATGGCCGACAAGATGATCGACGGCATCACCGCCAATGTGGAGCGCGCCCGCTTCCTGGCCGAGGCTTCCCCGTCCATCGTGACGCCGCTGAACAAGTTCATTGGTTACGAGAATGCCGCCAAGATCGCAAAGATCGCCGTCAAGGAAGGCCTGACCATCCGCCAGGCCACCGAGAAGCTCGGCTTCGTCGGCGAGGGCGAAGGCAAGGTTACCGAGGCCGACCTCGACAAGGCCCTTGACGTCACCACCATGACCTCCCCCGCTCACAAGAACTAA
- a CDS encoding putative carbonic anhydrase (carbonate dehydratase) (identified by match to protein family HMM PF00484), translating to MPTYLTPALAWRRLREGNERFVSGESLHPNQDASRRSSLIENQNPFAVIFGCSDSRLAAEIIFDLGLGDAFVVRTAGQVIDDAVLGSLEYSISELRVPLIVILGHDSCGAVKATKAAVETGEMPPGFIRDLVERITPSVLTAKRNSQEDVNDMVVEHVKQTAARLADSSRVISDAIDDGRVAVIGLSYKLDEGRAALVSGIGKL from the coding sequence GTGCCTACTTACCTGACTCCAGCCTTGGCGTGGCGCCGTCTCCGCGAAGGCAACGAACGTTTTGTTTCCGGCGAATCCCTGCACCCCAACCAGGATGCTTCGCGACGATCTTCACTCATTGAGAATCAGAATCCTTTTGCCGTGATCTTCGGATGCTCGGATTCACGGCTCGCTGCAGAAATCATTTTTGACCTGGGCCTCGGTGACGCCTTCGTGGTGCGCACCGCCGGACAGGTCATTGACGACGCGGTTCTGGGTTCCCTCGAGTACAGCATCAGCGAACTCCGGGTTCCGCTGATTGTCATCCTCGGCCATGACAGCTGTGGTGCCGTGAAGGCCACCAAGGCCGCCGTGGAAACGGGTGAAATGCCTCCGGGTTTCATCCGCGACCTCGTGGAGCGCATCACTCCCTCCGTCCTGACGGCCAAGCGCAACAGCCAGGAAGACGTCAACGACATGGTGGTGGAGCACGTCAAGCAGACGGCCGCCCGTCTTGCTGACAGCTCGCGTGTGATTTCCGACGCCATCGACGACGGCCGCGTTGCCGTCATCGGCCTGTCGTACAAACTCGATGAGGGCCGCGCGGCCCTCGTTTCCGGGATCGGCAAGCTCTAG
- a CDS encoding hypothetical protein (identified by Glimmer2; putative) produces MTIHGTGHGCTGQPGVPLSTIIVAAWSVSRWMTTRRYTGGEVAGCVFPAGIRDHGGVSETQDKPAAENQSDAAAAKQNDAQAAPDAPYKPVIAAKAAKRANASVIGMVIALLVCVLAFLPIVLMNPAPKGEGFRPDVDVAAIARNATGVAGFTPVTPDTGDTFKPNYARWESGTGSGVPTWEIGFLTPKENFIGLTQTNQANATWVLQQTENLPVTGTRSAGGQEWELRDSGKEKRAMVLEYRGTTLILSGTANLDEFATLAAAVVKSAEQAPPASAPATASPSAQPSA; encoded by the coding sequence GTGACGATTCACGGGACCGGACATGGTTGCACGGGGCAACCCGGGGTTCCTCTATCAACGATCATAGTCGCCGCGTGGTCAGTGAGTCGTTGGATGACCACGCGCCGCTATACCGGCGGTGAGGTTGCCGGATGTGTGTTCCCCGCTGGGATAAGGGATCATGGAGGGGTGAGTGAAACGCAGGACAAGCCCGCAGCGGAGAACCAATCTGACGCTGCAGCGGCCAAGCAAAACGATGCCCAGGCAGCCCCGGATGCCCCCTACAAACCCGTCATCGCGGCGAAAGCCGCCAAGCGGGCCAACGCTTCGGTCATCGGCATGGTCATTGCGCTGCTTGTCTGTGTGCTGGCTTTCCTCCCCATCGTTTTGATGAACCCGGCTCCCAAAGGTGAGGGTTTCAGGCCCGATGTTGATGTAGCGGCCATCGCCCGCAATGCCACAGGGGTGGCAGGATTCACACCGGTCACCCCGGATACGGGCGACACATTCAAGCCCAACTACGCGCGCTGGGAGTCCGGTACCGGAAGCGGGGTTCCTACGTGGGAGATCGGTTTCCTGACTCCCAAGGAAAACTTCATTGGCCTCACCCAGACCAACCAGGCGAACGCCACGTGGGTTCTGCAGCAGACGGAGAACCTTCCTGTCACCGGCACCCGCAGCGCGGGCGGCCAGGAATGGGAGCTGAGGGACTCCGGCAAGGAAAAGCGCGCCATGGTCTTGGAGTACCGGGGTACCACCCTCATCCTGAGCGGCACCGCAAACCTGGATGAGTTCGCAACGCTGGCGGCTGCGGTGGTTAAGTCCGCAGAGCAGGCTCCACCTGCAAGCGCACCGGCTACTGCGTCTCCGTCCGCGCAGCCGTCCGCCTGA
- the glpX gene encoding fructose-1,6-bisphosphatase, class II (identified by match to protein family HMM PF03320; match to protein family HMM TIGR00330), whose amino-acid sequence MTQQYSTISPSLAVGIDEPDRNLALELVRVTEAAAIAGGHWVGFGDKNKADGAAVDAMRSFLHTVHFNGVVVIGEGEKDEAPMLFNGEQVGDGTGPECDVAVDPIDGTRLTALGINNALAVLAVAERGSMFDPSAVFYMEKLVTGPEAADMVDLRLPVKQNLHLIAKAKGVKVNQLNVMILDRDRHRPLVEEIREAGARTKFIMDGDVAGAIAAARSGTGVDALMGIGGTPEGIVAACAIKSLGGVIQGRLWPTSDEEKQKAIDAGHDLDRVLSTNDLVTSDNCYFAATGITDGDLLHGVRYQKDRVMTQSIVMRSKSGTVRFVEAEHHASKWETYARKP is encoded by the coding sequence ATGACCCAGCAGTATTCCACGATTTCGCCGTCGCTCGCCGTCGGCATCGACGAACCCGACCGCAACCTTGCGCTTGAACTCGTCCGTGTCACCGAAGCCGCGGCAATTGCCGGTGGCCACTGGGTAGGTTTCGGCGACAAAAACAAGGCAGACGGCGCCGCCGTCGACGCCATGCGTTCGTTCCTTCACACCGTCCACTTCAACGGCGTTGTGGTCATCGGTGAAGGCGAAAAAGATGAAGCCCCCATGCTGTTCAACGGCGAGCAGGTTGGTGACGGCACCGGTCCCGAGTGCGACGTCGCCGTCGACCCCATCGACGGAACCCGTCTGACCGCCCTCGGCATCAACAACGCCCTCGCAGTTCTGGCAGTTGCTGAGCGCGGATCCATGTTCGACCCCTCCGCCGTGTTCTACATGGAGAAGCTCGTCACCGGCCCCGAAGCCGCCGACATGGTGGACCTGCGCCTGCCCGTCAAGCAAAACCTGCACCTCATCGCCAAGGCCAAGGGCGTCAAGGTCAACCAGCTCAACGTCATGATCCTGGACCGCGACCGCCACCGTCCGCTCGTGGAAGAGATCCGCGAAGCCGGTGCCCGCACCAAGTTCATCATGGACGGCGACGTGGCCGGCGCCATCGCAGCAGCACGCTCCGGCACCGGCGTTGACGCCCTCATGGGCATCGGCGGCACGCCGGAAGGCATCGTTGCAGCCTGTGCCATCAAGTCGCTCGGCGGTGTCATCCAAGGCCGCCTGTGGCCGACGTCGGACGAAGAGAAGCAGAAGGCCATCGACGCCGGACACGACCTCGACCGCGTCCTGTCCACCAACGACCTCGTCACCTCCGACAACTGCTACTTCGCAGCAACCGGTATCACCGACGGCGATCTTCTCCACGGCGTGCGCTACCAGAAGGACCGCGTCATGACGCAGTCCATCGTGATGCGCTCCAAGTCCGGCACGGTCCGCTTCGTAGAGGCCGAGCACCACGCATCCAAATGGGAGACATACGCGCGCAAGCCGTAA
- a CDS encoding putative FemAB family protein (identified by match to protein family HMM PF02388) yields MEFFLQTPAWAAVQRSLGRRVHEQSGPGWSFLAIEEKNPAGKVIYAPYGPVAESVEAFDAATAALVRLAKDQHAVFVRMEPAAAGFTASDADALLRARGLQPAPVNQQPELSWIVDLEGDFKDVLAGMKPTNRNLYRNIHKKGVTFRASQDPADISVLLHFLHLTAARNGFKPQSDEYLTQVAASLLPNGAGTLFIAELEGEPIAAAFAYDSADTRVYAHAALDDTHRKLSAGIPLLVTLMADAKEKGLKHVDLWGVAPEDQPDHKWAGFTAFKKSFGGREVSYPGTWDLPVNKLRYGAYQLARKLRDKLR; encoded by the coding sequence ATGGAGTTTTTCCTGCAAACGCCCGCATGGGCGGCTGTCCAGCGTTCCCTGGGACGCCGTGTCCATGAGCAATCCGGGCCCGGTTGGAGTTTCCTCGCCATTGAGGAGAAGAACCCTGCCGGCAAGGTGATTTACGCCCCCTACGGCCCCGTGGCGGAGTCCGTGGAAGCTTTCGACGCCGCCACTGCGGCCCTGGTGAGGCTGGCCAAGGACCAGCATGCGGTGTTCGTGCGGATGGAGCCCGCTGCGGCAGGGTTTACAGCGTCCGACGCCGATGCTCTCCTTCGTGCCCGCGGCTTGCAGCCGGCGCCGGTCAACCAGCAGCCGGAGCTCAGCTGGATCGTTGATCTTGAGGGTGACTTCAAGGATGTCCTGGCCGGTATGAAACCGACCAACAGGAACCTCTACCGGAACATCCATAAGAAGGGCGTGACATTCCGCGCCTCCCAGGATCCCGCCGATATCTCGGTGCTCCTGCATTTCCTCCACCTGACAGCTGCCCGGAACGGCTTCAAGCCCCAAAGCGACGAGTACCTTACCCAGGTGGCCGCCTCGCTGCTGCCCAACGGTGCTGGAACACTGTTTATTGCGGAGCTTGAGGGCGAACCGATCGCTGCTGCCTTCGCCTATGACTCTGCTGATACCCGCGTGTACGCCCACGCAGCCTTGGATGACACCCACCGAAAACTCAGTGCAGGAATCCCCCTCCTGGTGACCTTGATGGCTGACGCCAAGGAAAAGGGACTCAAACACGTGGACCTCTGGGGCGTGGCACCCGAAGACCAGCCGGACCACAAATGGGCGGGCTTCACCGCATTTAAGAAGTCATTCGGAGGCCGCGAAGTCTCCTACCCTGGCACATGGGACCTGCCGGTCAACAAGCTCCGCTACGGTGCATACCAACTGGCACGGAAACTCCGCGACAAACTGCGCTAA
- the manA gene encoding mannose-6-phosphate isomerase, class I (identified by match to protein family HMM PF01238; match to protein family HMM TIGR00218): MYQIENVLRPYAWGSTTAIAGLLGRPASGGPEAEMWIGAHPDSPSTAIHPNGVTQPLDALIASDPLRCLGSESIAEFGARLPFLTKLLAAEHPLSLQVHPSLDQAREGFARENAAGIPADAADRNYRDDNHKPEMIFALTPFKALCGFRSPAASKDIFEHLAHVLDSAAVDAPDVINGVITDLSQSDESAALKAAFSRLIQGGSDVSDVIHEVVAVLSAGAPLEPHREALTAMLDINEAFPGDPGVLISLLLNHLSLEPGDVVYLPAGNIHAYLHGLGVEVMASSDNVLRGGLTPKYVDVPELLKTVRFEALGVPRVEASGTEFGQELYRPPFREFQLQRIELAPGAEPVPLAQNGPAVVVVVSGSVLLDSPKSDLRLQRGAAAFIPDIEAPVNVHPVQGATDTSVAFAVTTGLGN; the protein is encoded by the coding sequence GTGTATCAGATTGAGAATGTTTTGCGACCCTATGCGTGGGGTTCAACGACGGCGATCGCCGGGTTGCTGGGTCGTCCGGCATCAGGTGGGCCCGAAGCCGAAATGTGGATCGGAGCCCACCCGGACTCTCCCTCCACAGCCATCCATCCCAATGGGGTTACTCAGCCACTGGATGCCTTGATCGCCTCCGATCCCCTGCGCTGCCTGGGTTCGGAAAGCATCGCCGAGTTCGGAGCACGGCTGCCGTTCCTCACCAAGCTCCTGGCCGCCGAGCATCCGTTGTCCTTGCAAGTGCACCCCAGCCTGGACCAGGCACGGGAAGGATTCGCACGGGAGAATGCAGCCGGGATCCCGGCCGATGCCGCGGACCGCAACTACCGCGATGACAACCACAAACCGGAAATGATTTTCGCCCTGACTCCGTTCAAGGCACTGTGCGGTTTCCGTTCGCCGGCTGCGTCCAAAGACATTTTTGAGCACCTGGCCCATGTCCTTGATTCGGCAGCAGTCGATGCTCCCGATGTCATTAACGGTGTCATCACAGACCTCAGCCAATCCGATGAGTCCGCAGCCCTGAAGGCTGCCTTCAGCCGGCTGATCCAGGGTGGCAGCGACGTCTCCGACGTGATCCATGAGGTAGTTGCGGTCCTATCCGCGGGCGCACCGTTGGAGCCGCACCGCGAAGCCCTCACCGCGATGCTGGACATCAACGAGGCCTTCCCCGGAGATCCGGGCGTCCTCATTTCCCTCCTTCTCAACCACCTGTCCTTGGAGCCCGGCGACGTGGTTTACCTGCCTGCCGGCAACATCCACGCCTACCTCCATGGATTGGGCGTGGAGGTCATGGCGTCCTCGGACAATGTGCTCCGCGGGGGGCTCACGCCCAAGTACGTGGACGTCCCGGAGCTGCTGAAGACTGTGCGCTTCGAAGCACTGGGTGTGCCGCGCGTCGAGGCCAGCGGGACGGAATTCGGGCAGGAACTGTACCGCCCGCCGTTTAGGGAATTCCAGCTCCAGCGCATTGAGCTTGCCCCGGGCGCCGAGCCGGTGCCGCTGGCACAAAACGGGCCTGCCGTCGTCGTAGTGGTGTCCGGTTCGGTGCTGCTGGACTCTCCCAAGAGCGACCTCCGCTTGCAACGGGGTGCCGCCGCGTTCATCCCCGACATCGAGGCACCCGTGAACGTCCACCCCGTGCAAGGCGCCACGGACACGAGTGTTGCCTTTGCAGTGACCACCGGTCTGGGGAACTGA
- a CDS encoding putative cell envelope-related transcriptional attenuator domain protein (identified by match to protein family HMM PF03816; match to protein family HMM TIGR00350) — protein MHKTPSQPGSALTDPVRYPTGASAPVRTKRAFVLVLLTLFVPGSAQIVAGDRKLGRIALRVTITVWALALLTLFIALVNRTMLLSIVTHPVSSLFIIVILVALALGWAFLFLNTLRIIRPALLAPGMRPIIAVVLAVTTVLASGSLGYLAYVLNVSRNAIGSIFNAGPAIDPVDGRYNFLMMGGDAGDDRTGRRPDSLSVISVDAKTGESAIISVPRNLQNAQFSEGSPMREVYPDGYNCGDECLINAVNTEVTNNYQNLYPGVADPGAQATLEAVSGTLGITVQAYVLVDMDGFAKLIDAMGGIRIKAGGWVPISGPVTDEANGIHGMPDGWIAAGDQHLNGFQALWYGRSREFVDDYARIARQQCVQQAMLKQLDPATLLTKFEDIANAGTKVVDSNISSNQLGSFVDLALKSKNQPIKRLTIGPPDFDASFSTVPDFDVIHSKVQEVLASSNTPKASDAVVSYDGAAAGAVMAAGPVAGSVPAGQLPSPSADFTPVTTTPDGTPITIELLNGLKAQGDEQGIRDLVATNGQCAPL, from the coding sequence ATGCACAAGACTCCGAGTCAGCCCGGTTCCGCCCTGACTGATCCCGTCCGCTATCCGACCGGTGCAAGCGCTCCGGTGCGGACCAAACGCGCCTTCGTGCTGGTCCTCCTCACCCTTTTCGTTCCCGGCAGCGCACAAATCGTTGCCGGGGACCGCAAACTTGGCCGCATCGCCTTGCGGGTCACCATCACGGTATGGGCTCTTGCCCTCCTCACGCTGTTCATAGCCTTGGTGAACCGGACAATGCTGCTCAGCATTGTCACCCACCCTGTGAGCTCGTTGTTCATCATCGTCATCCTTGTGGCGTTGGCCTTGGGCTGGGCCTTCCTGTTCCTCAATACCCTGAGAATCATCAGGCCCGCACTCCTGGCACCGGGAATGCGGCCCATCATCGCTGTCGTCCTGGCGGTTACCACTGTCCTTGCGAGCGGATCGCTGGGCTATCTCGCCTACGTCCTGAACGTGAGCCGCAATGCGATCGGCAGCATCTTCAATGCCGGCCCCGCCATAGATCCTGTGGACGGCCGGTACAACTTCCTCATGATGGGCGGCGACGCCGGAGACGACAGGACAGGCCGTCGCCCGGACAGCCTGTCGGTCATCAGCGTCGACGCGAAAACGGGTGAGAGCGCCATCATCTCCGTCCCCCGCAACCTTCAAAACGCGCAGTTCAGCGAGGGCTCGCCGATGCGCGAGGTCTATCCGGACGGCTACAACTGCGGCGACGAGTGCCTCATCAACGCCGTCAACACCGAGGTCACCAACAACTACCAGAACCTCTACCCAGGGGTTGCCGATCCCGGCGCGCAGGCCACGCTCGAAGCCGTGTCCGGCACGTTGGGCATCACCGTCCAGGCATATGTCCTGGTTGACATGGACGGTTTCGCCAAACTCATCGATGCCATGGGCGGGATCCGCATCAAGGCCGGCGGCTGGGTACCCATCAGTGGTCCCGTCACTGACGAGGCCAACGGAATTCACGGGATGCCGGATGGCTGGATCGCGGCCGGCGACCAGCACTTGAACGGCTTCCAAGCCCTTTGGTACGGACGTTCCCGCGAATTCGTGGATGACTACGCCCGGATCGCGCGTCAGCAGTGCGTCCAGCAGGCCATGCTCAAGCAGCTGGATCCTGCCACCCTCCTCACCAAGTTTGAGGACATCGCCAACGCCGGCACCAAGGTGGTCGACTCCAATATCTCGTCCAACCAGCTGGGCAGCTTTGTGGACCTCGCCTTGAAGTCCAAGAACCAGCCCATCAAGCGCCTCACCATCGGGCCTCCGGACTTTGACGCGTCCTTCTCCACGGTTCCTGACTTTGACGTGATCCATTCCAAGGTCCAGGAAGTCCTGGCGTCGTCCAACACCCCCAAGGCGAGTGACGCCGTCGTTTCGTACGATGGAGCCGCTGCCGGAGCGGTCATGGCCGCTGGCCCGGTTGCCGGATCCGTTCCCGCGGGTCAGCTGCCGTCGCCGTCGGCCGATTTCACACCTGTGACCACCACGCCCGACGGCACCCCGATCACCATCGAGTTGCTGAATGGCCTCAAGGCCCAAGGCGATGAGCAAGGTATCCGTGACCTCGTGGCCACCAACGGACAGTGCGCGCCGCTGTAA
- the purE gene encoding phosphoribosylaminoimidazole carboxylase, catalytic subunit (identified by match to protein family HMM PF00731; match to protein family HMM TIGR01162), whose protein sequence is MTSTTTAPLVGLVMGSDSDWPVMEAAADALAEFGIPFEADVVSAHRMPTEMIRYGQTAHERGLRVIIAGAGGAAHLPGMLASVTPLPVIGVPVPLKTLDGMDSLLSIVQMPAGVPVATVSIAGARNAGLLAVRILASGTDDLASKLRADLLTFAQELNDVATKKGENLRHKVEEVFSPANASARSSR, encoded by the coding sequence ATGACTTCGACAACAACAGCCCCGCTCGTTGGGCTCGTGATGGGTTCGGATTCCGATTGGCCGGTCATGGAGGCCGCCGCGGACGCCTTGGCCGAGTTCGGCATCCCCTTTGAGGCGGACGTCGTTTCAGCGCACCGCATGCCCACTGAGATGATCCGCTACGGCCAGACGGCCCACGAACGCGGGCTCCGCGTCATCATTGCCGGAGCGGGCGGCGCAGCCCACCTTCCCGGCATGCTGGCTTCCGTCACGCCCCTTCCCGTCATCGGCGTCCCGGTCCCCCTGAAAACATTGGACGGCATGGACTCCCTGCTGTCCATCGTGCAAATGCCTGCCGGCGTTCCCGTGGCCACTGTGTCCATCGCAGGCGCCCGCAACGCGGGACTCCTTGCCGTTCGCATCCTCGCTTCGGGAACCGACGACCTCGCTTCGAAGCTTCGCGCTGACCTCCTCACCTTCGCCCAGGAGCTGAACGACGTGGCCACCAAGAAGGGCGAAAACCTGCGCCACAAAGTGGAAGAGGTCTTCTCTCCCGCCAACGCCTCTGCCCGGAGCTCCCGCTAG